GTTCTTGACGAAATCCCTATGCCCTGGTGCATCTATCACCGTGAAGAAGTACTTGGGAGACTCAAGCTTATAGAAGGCTAGGTCTATGGTGAGGCCTCTCTCCCTCTCCTCCTTAAGCCTATCTAGGACCCATGCATACTTGAAGGACTCCTTCCCCAAGGCTTTGGCCTCGGCCTCATACTGTTCAATGACCTTCTGGCTTATGGCTCCGGTCTCGTAGAATAGGTGCCCTATTGAGGTGCTCTTCCCGTGATCTACGTGTCCGATGATGATCAGGTTAAGGTGGGGCTTCTCCTTACCACTCATTCTCCAAACCTCCTAAACACAGAGACTAAGAAGCCCCTTAAAAAAGATAACTCTTTCCAAGCGGGTTTAACCTCCAAACTAAAACCCTTCCTATAAGCGTTTAGGGTTTCATTGCGATTCTATATGACCATTTAAATGAGTCCCATCAGGCTCCAGGTGAAGGGATAGAAGAGGGGTTCTTGAAGGATAGTCTTGGCCGTGACTTTAAATTGCCTGTGACCACATGCACTACGTAACATTTAAACAGTAGGTTGTAACAATTTTGGGCGGTCAAGATGCCGAACGGTCTCTATGCGGGTAGGAGGCTCTTAGAGATAAGGAAGAAGATGCGCCTGAAGAGCAGGGACTATGTGAGGAGGCTCAAACGTAGAAGGGAGAAGGAGGATCTGCTGGAGGGGGCCCCAATGGCCAGGGGGATCGTCCTCCAAAAGGTGGGCGTCGAGTCCAAGCAGCCCAACTCGGCTATCAGGAAGTGCGTTAGGGTTCAGCTGATAAAG
This genomic window from Candidatus Bathyarchaeota archaeon contains:
- a CDS encoding 30S ribosomal protein S12 — encoded protein: MPNGLYAGRRLLEIRKKMRLKSRDYVRRLKRRREKEDLLEGAPMARGIVLQKVGVESKQPNSAIRKCVRVQLIKNGRLLTAFLPGDGALNYVDEHDEVVVEGIGGPRARSMGDIPGVRYKVTKVNNVPLNLLVIGKVKKPMR